A region from the Candidatus Hydrogenedentota bacterium genome encodes:
- a CDS encoding response regulator, giving the protein MSKILVVDDDLDLADLIQTKLTAEGHQVSVINSGEGAFEMAKQVRPDLIILDIMLPGVTGYQICRRLRKDPELYGVGILILTALGEEPEVLHGLEQGADDFLAKPFKLDTLMEKIEALRALLDGLSKLNPHTNLPGTEAIKREINHRLARGSAIAACYVDIVGFKPYCVAYGMQGQRKALEFMANMLTSMTRNMGVYESFTAHLGGEHFVVLLNIEDYERFCSTLMRTFDSSIQQLYSGQEVRQGFVQITDKNGRELKYPLMALSIGVAHTQFRHFKSAKKMFEVLAQTRQMAQPKGKSLMFVDRRTADR; this is encoded by the coding sequence ATGAGCAAGATTCTGGTTGTAGATGACGATCTCGATTTGGCGGACCTGATTCAGACGAAGCTTACCGCGGAAGGTCATCAGGTTTCGGTGATCAATTCCGGCGAGGGCGCGTTTGAGATGGCGAAGCAGGTCCGGCCGGACCTCATCATTCTCGACATCATGCTCCCCGGGGTCACGGGGTACCAGATTTGCCGCCGTTTGCGGAAAGACCCTGAACTCTACGGGGTTGGAATCCTCATCTTGACCGCGTTGGGAGAGGAACCGGAAGTTCTACACGGGCTCGAACAGGGCGCGGACGACTTTCTTGCAAAACCGTTCAAGCTTGATACGCTGATGGAAAAAATTGAGGCGTTGCGCGCGCTGCTCGACGGACTCTCCAAGCTCAATCCACATACGAATCTGCCCGGCACTGAGGCCATCAAGCGCGAGATCAACCATCGGTTGGCCCGCGGCTCGGCCATCGCCGCCTGCTACGTGGACATCGTCGGCTTCAAGCCGTATTGCGTCGCGTATGGCATGCAAGGACAGCGCAAGGCGCTCGAATTCATGGCCAACATGCTTACGTCGATGACGCGGAACATGGGCGTTTACGAGAGCTTCACCGCGCATTTGGGCGGTGAACACTTTGTCGTCCTGCTCAACATCGAAGACTACGAACGTTTCTGCAGCACATTGATGCGGACTTTCGACAGCAGCATCCAGCAACTCTACTCGGGGCAGGAAGTTCGGCAGGGTTTCGTCCAAATCACGGATAAGAACGGACGAGAACTGAAGTACCCTTTGATGGCGCTTTCCATCGGCGTCGCGCACACCCAGTTCCGCCATTTCAAAAGCGCCAAGAAGATGTTTGAAGTACTTGCCCAGACGCGTCAGATGGCGCAGCCCAAGGGCAAGAGTCTGATGTTTGTCGATCGGCGCACGGCCGATCGCTAA